From a region of the Mycobacteroides saopaulense genome:
- a CDS encoding ArsR/SmtB family transcription factor, whose protein sequence is MTSPSAAPASLDRTLAALADPNRRRIVEVLRDRPSRAGDIAQAVGLTPAALSRHLRTLKASALVEESHPEFDARVRIYTLRPAPMAELRTWLDEIEKLWATQLLAFKEHIEGQQIP, encoded by the coding sequence TTGACGAGTCCCTCCGCGGCGCCCGCGAGTTTAGATCGCACGCTCGCCGCGCTGGCCGACCCCAATCGGCGACGAATCGTCGAGGTGCTGCGGGATCGACCATCTCGCGCTGGGGACATCGCGCAGGCCGTCGGCCTGACTCCGGCCGCCCTGAGCAGGCATCTGCGGACCCTCAAGGCCAGCGCACTGGTCGAGGAATCTCATCCGGAGTTCGACGCGCGTGTACGTATCTACACACTGCGACCGGCTCCCATGGCCGAACTGAGGACGTGGCTCGACGAGATCGAAAAACTCTGGGCCACACAGCTGTTGGCTTTCAAGGAGCACATCGAGGGACAGCAGATCCCATGA
- a CDS encoding VOC family protein produces the protein MSARPSLASAVVYQDPSAALDWLEKAFGFERSMVITDNGGKLEHSEMRFGDSYLMVGSEWDASVASPKSVGGRCTQTIHVQVDGDIDTHCRQAEAAGAKILMRPADQFYGDRVYRAQDPEGHVWTFGQTVRTVSREDAEKASGLNIEGWV, from the coding sequence ATGAGCGCACGCCCGAGTTTGGCCTCGGCGGTGGTCTACCAGGACCCGTCGGCAGCCCTCGACTGGCTGGAGAAGGCCTTCGGCTTCGAACGATCCATGGTCATCACCGACAACGGCGGCAAGCTTGAACATTCCGAGATGCGTTTCGGGGATTCCTATCTCATGGTCGGATCCGAGTGGGATGCCAGCGTCGCGAGCCCCAAGTCGGTGGGTGGCAGGTGTACGCAGACGATCCACGTTCAGGTAGACGGCGATATCGATACGCATTGTCGGCAGGCCGAGGCCGCCGGAGCCAAGATCTTGATGCGCCCGGCCGACCAGTTCTACGGCGACCGGGTGTACCGGGCCCAGGACCCCGAGGGCCATGTGTGGACCTTCGGTCAGACCGTCCGGACCGTCTCACGCGAAGACGCCGAAAAGGCAAGCGGCTTGAACATCGAGGGCTGGGTTTGA